Proteins encoded within one genomic window of Streptomyces sp. NBC_01314:
- a CDS encoding nitrate- and nitrite sensing domain-containing protein, with the protein MQKTRPRRADKQAASKASAASPTKPGTAQAQAPAVGTGRKARVRNRLIVAVAVVAAAIAGAGAPSVLAASEQLRDTQSLVTLGGQTQETLTLAHALADERDEVTAYIAAGRPESAAPSKQRSDRVDTQVEELSEDSGTSAAMRQTIESAESIAGVRESVLSGKSTALEAHTAYTAVVTELHALAEELAERLPPRAGGGAYALAELDTAVQQAAAARGLLVAALSVPTTTRTIVDPVTGLPTTTTGASAADAKQRDALTAAAQQARVRSDAALAHFRETAPAAGRSSYDATVSGPEADTAEKYLTDLTDQPTLSDSEAGTSAKKAGAALSARVDLMRGAESSLYDRRTKDLALLRDEDVTALEIRIAVLGALMLLAVGVATGMARSLTRPLAVLRIGSARVAGDPATQEPVKFTGRDDEFAQVVRSVNALHAHALALHERLAPLEGDRKHLIGQRQTMADDRDRLRAELAEATAHLTKVQHSVHATFVNLALRTLGLVERQLAVIESLEEREQDPDRLSTLFKLDHFATVMRRHSENLLVLAGHEHIQHHAGAVPLVDVVRAAVSEIERYERVRIAALPPAAHVAGFAADDLSHLLAELLENGTSFSPPEMSVEVSGRLMENGEITLSVQDGGIGVAPDRLARLNARLTDFDPEAPYEQEDGEGLGLGLYVVARLAHRLGTPVRLQEHGTGGTAAVVVLPKGLLAPTPAVPVGTGATTGPITPSLSLPGVGAEANSNVLPGRSVAVREPEGDGDPLIEAAERAILAREAVGTAADAAEAAGNVVPEDDESEGGPETGAESVSETTMELFAPVAPGKGADEESDEYVAADAADDPYTVEPDTHERAADEGNAARTTEVSRAGTEGPRDEETQRRTDKGLPKRTPRITAPTPTAPRPRVGGVNADELRRRLGGFHQGAMEGRRDVEAEIAEQSGETRMPGAREYRTEAVDTTGGTSEEESS; encoded by the coding sequence GTGCAGAAGACGCGGCCTCGGCGCGCAGACAAGCAGGCAGCTTCGAAGGCCTCCGCGGCCTCCCCGACCAAACCGGGGACGGCACAGGCGCAGGCCCCCGCCGTCGGCACCGGGCGGAAGGCGCGCGTACGCAACCGGCTCATCGTCGCCGTGGCCGTCGTGGCCGCCGCCATAGCGGGCGCGGGGGCACCCTCGGTCCTCGCCGCCTCGGAGCAACTGCGTGACACCCAGAGCCTGGTCACGCTCGGCGGACAGACCCAGGAGACGCTCACCCTCGCGCACGCACTGGCCGACGAGCGCGACGAGGTCACCGCGTACATCGCGGCCGGTCGGCCCGAATCGGCCGCGCCCAGCAAGCAGCGCAGTGACCGCGTCGACACCCAGGTCGAGGAGCTGAGCGAGGACTCCGGCACCTCCGCCGCGATGCGGCAGACCATCGAGAGCGCCGAGTCCATCGCCGGCGTACGGGAATCGGTGCTCTCCGGGAAGAGCACCGCTCTCGAAGCGCACACGGCGTACACCGCCGTCGTCACCGAACTCCACGCCCTCGCCGAGGAACTGGCCGAGCGGCTGCCGCCCCGCGCGGGCGGCGGCGCCTACGCGCTCGCCGAACTCGACACCGCCGTCCAGCAGGCCGCCGCCGCCCGCGGGCTGCTCGTCGCCGCCCTCAGCGTTCCGACGACCACCCGGACGATCGTCGACCCCGTCACCGGGCTGCCCACCACCACGACCGGCGCCTCGGCCGCCGACGCGAAGCAGCGCGACGCCCTCACCGCCGCCGCTCAGCAGGCCCGCGTCCGCTCCGACGCCGCCCTCGCCCACTTCCGCGAGACCGCGCCCGCCGCCGGCCGCTCCTCGTACGACGCCACGGTCAGCGGCCCCGAGGCCGACACCGCCGAGAAGTACCTGACCGACCTCACCGACCAGCCCACGCTCTCCGACAGCGAGGCCGGCACCAGCGCGAAGAAGGCCGGCGCGGCGCTCTCCGCCCGCGTGGACCTGATGCGCGGCGCCGAGTCCTCCCTCTACGACCGGCGCACCAAGGACCTCGCCCTGCTGCGCGACGAGGACGTCACCGCGCTGGAGATCCGGATCGCCGTCCTCGGCGCCCTGATGCTCCTCGCCGTCGGCGTCGCCACCGGCATGGCCCGCTCCCTCACCCGCCCGCTCGCGGTGCTGCGCATCGGCTCCGCCCGTGTCGCCGGCGACCCGGCCACCCAGGAACCGGTCAAGTTCACCGGCCGCGACGACGAGTTCGCCCAGGTCGTACGCTCCGTCAACGCGCTCCACGCGCACGCCCTCGCGCTGCACGAGCGGCTCGCGCCCCTGGAAGGCGACCGCAAGCACCTCATCGGCCAGCGCCAGACGATGGCCGACGACCGCGACAGGCTGCGCGCCGAACTCGCCGAGGCCACCGCGCACCTGACGAAGGTCCAGCACAGCGTCCACGCGACCTTCGTCAACCTCGCGCTGCGCACCCTCGGTCTCGTCGAGCGGCAGCTCGCCGTCATCGAGTCCCTGGAGGAGCGGGAGCAGGACCCCGACCGGCTCTCCACGCTGTTCAAGCTCGACCACTTCGCGACCGTCATGCGCCGCCACAGCGAGAACCTCCTCGTCCTGGCCGGACACGAGCACATCCAGCACCACGCCGGAGCCGTCCCGCTCGTCGACGTCGTCCGCGCCGCGGTCAGCGAGATCGAGCGCTACGAACGCGTCCGCATCGCCGCGCTGCCGCCGGCCGCGCACGTCGCCGGGTTCGCCGCCGACGACCTCAGCCACCTCCTCGCCGAACTCCTGGAGAACGGCACGTCGTTCTCGCCGCCGGAGATGTCCGTCGAGGTCTCAGGCCGGCTGATGGAGAACGGTGAGATCACCCTCTCCGTCCAGGACGGCGGCATCGGCGTCGCCCCCGACCGGCTCGCCAGGCTCAACGCCCGCCTCACCGACTTCGACCCCGAGGCGCCCTACGAGCAGGAGGACGGCGAGGGACTCGGCCTCGGCCTGTACGTCGTCGCCCGCCTCGCCCACCGGCTCGGCACCCCCGTGCGGCTCCAGGAGCACGGGACGGGCGGCACCGCCGCGGTCGTCGTCCTGCCCAAGGGCCTGCTGGCCCCCACGCCCGCCGTACCCGTGGGCACGGGGGCCACGACGGGCCCGATCACGCCCTCGCTCTCCCTGCCGGGCGTCGGCGCCGAGGCCAACTCGAACGTCCTGCCCGGCCGTTCCGTCGCCGTACGTGAGCCGGAGGGCGACGGCGACCCGCTCATCGAGGCGGCCGAGCGGGCGATCCTGGCGAGGGAGGCCGTGGGGACGGCCGCCGACGCCGCCGAAGCCGCCGGCAACGTCGTACCGGAAGACGACGAATCCGAGGGCGGCCCCGAAACCGGGGCCGAGTCCGTGTCCGAGACGACGATGGAGCTCTTCGCTCCGGTGGCCCCGGGGAAGGGCGCCGACGAGGAGAGCGACGAGTACGTCGCGGCCGACGCCGCCGACGACCCGTACACGGTCGAACCCGACACCCATGAGCGTGCCGCCGACGAAGGAAACGCGGCGCGCACGACGGAGGTGTCACGGGCCGGGACGGAAGGGCCGCGGGACGAGGAGACCCAGCGCCGCACCGACAAGGGTCTGCCCAAGCGCACACCCAGGATCACCGCGCCCACACCCACGGCTCCCCGGCCACGCGTCGGGGGCGTGAACGCCGACGAGCTGCGCCGCCGGCTCGGCGGGTTCCACCAGGGGGCCATGGAGGGGCGCCGCGACGTCGAGGCGGAGATCGCCGAGCAGTCGGGTGAGACGAGGATGCCCGGGGCACGTGAGTACCGGACAGAGGCAGTTGACACCACGGGGGGCACTTCCGAGGAGGAAAGCAGTTGA
- a CDS encoding protein phosphatase 2C domain-containing protein, which produces MRTELVSEPGDPLRPNEDFASVALPAGGQGGALVVLDGVTPPPDGYGCLHSVAWFASRLGGTLTELSVSERDSPLPDVLSQAISRTARAHALTCDLSHPRTPQATVALARWSSTAVEYLVLSDSALLFERPDGTVTAVLDDRLSLLPRASLATAAIADSTVRNREGGFWTAAADPTVAARAVTGTVPREEVRSLVALSDGASRWVETFREGDWTACLTFVRKAGAHGLVRRVRKLEVTDVEREFLGRGKTHDDASVVFVEW; this is translated from the coding sequence ATGCGCACCGAACTCGTCTCGGAACCCGGCGACCCCCTCCGCCCCAACGAGGACTTCGCGTCGGTCGCCCTGCCCGCGGGGGGACAGGGCGGTGCCCTCGTGGTCCTGGACGGCGTGACCCCGCCGCCCGACGGTTACGGCTGTCTGCATTCGGTCGCATGGTTCGCTTCCCGCCTCGGCGGCACCCTGACCGAACTGTCCGTTTCGGAGCGGGATTCGCCGTTGCCCGACGTGCTCTCACAGGCCATTTCTCGTACCGCCCGAGCCCACGCCCTAACCTGTGACCTTTCTCACCCACGAACCCCACAGGCCACAGTGGCCCTCGCCCGCTGGTCGTCGACAGCCGTGGAGTACCTGGTGTTGTCGGACTCGGCCCTGCTGTTCGAACGACCGGACGGCACGGTGACGGCCGTACTGGACGACCGGCTGTCCCTGCTGCCCCGGGCCTCCCTGGCCACGGCCGCGATCGCCGACTCGACCGTCCGGAACAGGGAGGGCGGCTTCTGGACGGCGGCCGCCGATCCCACCGTGGCCGCACGGGCCGTGACGGGAACCGTCCCCCGCGAGGAGGTCCGTTCGCTGGTCGCGCTGTCGGACGGCGCGAGCCGCTGGGTGGAGACGTTCCGCGAGGGCGACTGGACAGCCTGCCTCACCTTCGTGCGGAAGGCGGGGGCGCACGGCCTGGTGCGGCGGGTGCGGAAGCTCGAAGTCACCGATGTGGAACGCGAGTTCCTGGGGCGCGGCAAGACGCACGACGACGCGAGCGTGGTGTTCGTGGAGTGGTGA
- a CDS encoding MarR family winged helix-turn-helix transcriptional regulator, which yields MQDEGGNGDGGGVGADAPTGGMDHAFLALERELTVLLRRARAKSGEMARAVHPDLESAAYGLLARLDETGRLRATELAAYIGVGKATMSRQLRALEHLGLIAREPDPADGRAWLVHLTEEGRARFRAVRDARRVAYVRQLAGWDRDEVAQLARLLHQLNRGVES from the coding sequence GTGCAGGACGAGGGCGGAAACGGCGACGGCGGCGGTGTCGGGGCCGACGCGCCGACGGGTGGTATGGACCATGCGTTCCTGGCACTGGAACGGGAGTTGACGGTCCTGCTGCGTCGGGCCCGCGCCAAGTCCGGGGAGATGGCCCGTGCCGTCCACCCCGACCTGGAGTCCGCCGCCTACGGCCTCCTAGCCCGCCTCGACGAGACCGGCCGCCTCCGCGCCACCGAACTCGCCGCCTACATCGGCGTCGGCAAGGCCACCATGTCCCGTCAGCTCCGCGCCCTGGAACACCTCGGCCTCATCGCCCGCGAGCCCGACCCCGCCGACGGCCGCGCCTGGCTCGTCCACCTCACCGAGGAGGGCAGGGCGCGTTTCCGGGCGGTCCGGGACGCCCGCCGGGTCGCGTACGTACGGCAGCTCGCGGGCTGGGACCGGGACGAGGTGGCCCAACTGGCGCGGCTGCTGCACCAGCTGAACCGAGGCGTGGAGAGCTGA